TGGGAGAACTGGTGCAGATATCGATGTCGTAGCGCGAATTTCTGCTAGTTGCTGCCAAAAGTTTTCATAAGCTGCAATTACCACTTGCCAATCGTAAATTTGTTTGGCGCGTTGTCGTCCATTTTCTCCTAAACGCTTTCTCAATTCAGGATTCACAATCAACTTTTCTAAAGCTTTTGCTGCGGCATCAATATCAACAGCAATTGTCATTGATGAATGAGCAATATAACTACTGTAATTTAAGCTATCACTGAAATAACCATAGGCTAAATCAAGTCCTAAGCCTGGTGGAGGCATTAACGTCGGAATTCGTAAACCGTCAATTTCATCACGGACAGATTCTTGATAACCATCCCAATCTGAAACAATCACAGGTAAACCAGCTGCCATCGCTTCAATTGGTGTCAGTCCAAAAGTTTCTTGAATGTTATCTACTAAGGAAACAAAAATATCTGCGGCAGACCAAATTCCGGCACGAACTTGTGGTTTACGTCCATCAACAAAAATACAATTAACCGACGGACAAAACATTTGGGTACTTTGTTTGAAGCTGATTTCTTCTTTTTGATCTTCAAACCAACCAGCTAGGACAAAATGAATTTTGGTATTAGTTGCTTGTGCTGCTTTTTCTAAAGCTAAATACATTGGTACAGGATGTGCTTTAGCATAAAAGCACAATCTGCCGACAAATAGCACAACAATATCATCTTGGGGAATGCCCAGTGCTTGACGCAGACTTTTGCGGATATTTGTAGTATTATTACCGTGGTCAAAGGCACCACAATCAACACCCAAAGGGATAATTGGTAGTTGTATATCAATATTAGGTTTACCGCCTGTACGTTGAGCTAAATATTCAGCCCAAGTATTGAGAAGACCTTCAACAGCAGTTTTGACTGCAACAGAAGTGCAAATTAAAGCATCCCAAGGCTGAAAAGGTGCAATGAGTAAATCACCAATGCCTTGCATCACTCCTGTACTGGCGATGGTGTGAGTCACTCCACAAATACTATATCCGCGTTGGTCGCCAAATCGTCTAGTCCAAGCAAGTTTGGATAGTAAAGGATCGGGTTGATAAATTGTGCCTGCTTTGGTAAGTGACTGATGGTTACTTGTGGGTAGCCATTGCACTTGTCGAGGACGTTGCATCCAAGGTTGAATGCGTTGGCAAAATTCCGTGAATTCTTTTTGGGTATCTGTGTAGCAATATAAAAAATCTGCTGTTCCATGTTGGACTAAAGCTTTCAGAAATGCTTCACCCGCAGCTTGACGGCCTAGGAGTCTTTTGCCGGAAGTATCGTAACCATCTTTTTTGTATAAAATTGCGGCAGTGTTATTCATACAAGCCACTCATTAATTGCTGTTGATAATTGTGTATTTTGACACGAGATAAAGCCTCATTGTCTTGGCGACTGGAAGTCGCGGCTACACAGACAAAACCCGCCTTCGCGGGTTGAAAAAGTAGCGAATTGTATTCGCTAAATACTTAAAAGACTTTATTTTTCCTAGTCCGCGCAGGTGGACGCGCGTTTGTATAGCCGTGACTTATAGTCGTTCGGGCAAGGTGCAAAATAGCAGGTAATATACTAAATTCAAATGTACATCTAAATAAACCTGATAAACTAATGGATATAGCTGTACTCGTCAAATTTCTCGCTCCCTGTCTGCCGTTTCTGTTGAATGTGGGTAATAAAGCCGTAGAAGGGGTATCTCAGAAAGTAGGTGAAGATGTTTGGAATAAAGCAAAAGCTATTTGGGCGAAGTTACATCCCAAGGTAGAAGCGGAAGAAGCAGCCAAAGAAGCAGCAACCGATGTGGCTGAAAATCCAGAGAATGAAGATTTACAAGCTAGTTTGCGGGTGCAACTGAAGAAGATTTTGGATGCTGATACAGCACTTGCACAGGAAATAGCTAAGATTTTGCAAGCATCGACTGATAAATCCAAAGACAATATTCAGGTGAGTGCCAATGCTTACGACCAAAGTACGGTGAAACAAGTCGGGAAGATTGATGCAAACCAAGTGAGTTTTTAATTGAGTAGGGTGGGCAGGGTACTGCCCACCCTACAAATTTTGATGTTTCAAGTTCTGAACACCTAGTTTCGAGTTCCAAGCACCAATTTCCAAGTTTTAAACACGAACTTTTGAGTTTTGAACATGAAATGTTGAGTTCTAAACATGAAATGTCGAGTTCTAAACATGAAATGTCGAGTTCTAAACATGAAATGTCGAGTTCTGAACATGAATTGTCGAGTTCTGAACATGAACTTCTAAGTTCACAGCCACAACATCAACTATAATTTTGACCTGCTTTTAGCAATGGCAGAAGAACCTAAGCCCAAAAACCCAAACAACATTGAAATGAAAGCCACTGCCCACGGTGAGAGTAAAGTGACTCAAGTCGGGCAGATAAATGCAGCAGAAGTTAAGATTGTTGTTGACCGAATAGAACCAATACTAGAGCGATTGCAACAAATTCCCAAAGTAGAATTGCCTGGGGTTCTCAAAGCTGGCAACTCTCCCAAAAGTTTGGCTTACTGGCAAGGACGGAAAACAGAAATCGCCCAAATACAGCAATGGTTAACTGATGAAAATACTTTTTTAATTGGCATAGAAGGTATCGGTGGCATCGGTAAATCGATGCTGGCAGCTAAAATTTATCAAGAAAGTGAGGGTTTTCCTAAGCGATTTTGGGGTGATGTGAGTAATGGGGCAGGTTTTACCAATTTAGCTAGGCAAGTGTTAACAGAATTTGGCTTTCGAGTTCCAGAAGAAGAAGCAAAGTTAGTGGAAGCGTTGGTTAAGTGTTTGCGTTCTGGTCAATTTTTACTGATTATTGACAACCTGGAGAGTTTATTACAACCAGATAGACAGTGGGGAAGTCTATTCTACGGCGACTTTTTTAATGCTTGGGTAGAATTTGGCGGTAATAGTAAGGTGCTAGTCACCACCAGAGAAAGACCGGAATTAAAAGGTTTTGAGTGGCTGCTACCACCTCTAAAAGGTTTGGAAATAGAAGAAGGGGTAGCACTTTTAACAGAGTTAGGCATTCAGGGAGATTTAGCAGAGTTTGTCGAATTGGTAGATGGGTATCCCCTGCTGTTGAAATTGGTGGCAGATTTATTAAAAGCAGAATATTCCCAAGACCCAGATTTAAGAAGATTAGCAGATTTAGGCTTAGGAAATTTGCAGCAGTTATTGACAGATCCTCAAGTGGTAGGTGTGCATCGACGGGAAAATGTGGGGATGGTGTTAGTGTTAGATGCCAGTTTTGAGCGGTTGAGTGAATTACAAAAGGCTTTATTGCTGAATATTAGTGTTTATCGTGGTGCTGTTGATAGTGCGGCAGCAGCGGCGGTGTTGCCGGGAAGTTCGGAAAAAGAAATTGACAGAGAATTGAGAAACTTAGTTAAGCGTTCTGTGTTAGTTGAAGAGAAGGGGCGGTTTAAGTTTCAGCCTGTGGTATTGGAGTATGTGCGGTATAAAGCTGGTAATCAGACCGAGGCGCATCAACGGGCTATTAATTACTATCTTTTGAATGTTAAACAAAAACCTTGGCACACTAAAGAAAATATCAAGGAATATTTAGAAATTTTTTATCATTGGTATCAACTAAAAAAATATAACTCGGCATTTGATGTATTATGCACTTGTGATAATTTTTTGAGATTGTGGGGCTTCTATACTGAGCAAGTAGACTTATGGGGGCAGTTGATAGCAGCTTGGGAAAAAACTGGTGAGACAAAAAACTCGAAGTACTGTGTTGCTCTGACTTCATTGGGTCATGCTTACAATTCTTTGGGGCAGTACCAACAGGCGATTGAGTTCCAACAGCAGTCTTTAGAGATAGCTAAGGAAATAAGCAATGGCGATCGCTTTGAAGAAGCAATTTCCCTGGGCAATTTGGGTCTTATTTACAACTCCCTAGGACAGTATCACCAAGCGATTGAATTCCACCAAAAGTCTTTGGAAATAGCCAGACAGACAGGTCTTCGCAATGTAGAAGCCAATT
Above is a window of Nostoc sp. UHCC 0702 DNA encoding:
- a CDS encoding glycosyltransferase family 4 protein → MNNTAAILYKKDGYDTSGKRLLGRQAAGEAFLKALVQHGTADFLYCYTDTQKEFTEFCQRIQPWMQRPRQVQWLPTSNHQSLTKAGTIYQPDPLLSKLAWTRRFGDQRGYSICGVTHTIASTGVMQGIGDLLIAPFQPWDALICTSVAVKTAVEGLLNTWAEYLAQRTGGKPNIDIQLPIIPLGVDCGAFDHGNNTTNIRKSLRQALGIPQDDIVVLFVGRLCFYAKAHPVPMYLALEKAAQATNTKIHFVLAGWFEDQKEEISFKQSTQMFCPSVNCIFVDGRKPQVRAGIWSAADIFVSLVDNIQETFGLTPIEAMAAGLPVIVSDWDGYQESVRDEIDGLRIPTLMPPPGLGLDLAYGYFSDSLNYSSYIAHSSMTIAVDIDAAAKALEKLIVNPELRKRLGENGRQRAKQIYDWQVVIAAYENFWQQLAEIRATTSISAPVLPGSPPAPLCDDPFRLFAHYTSATPSQNLVLTLGAMNTPEHLQQLRQNWITNFGADRRTTNATIDAVLAAIAQQGSVSIATILQQHADVSPTLLLRTLVYLIKFDVLRVEGLL
- a CDS encoding tetratricopeptide repeat protein, which encodes MAEEPKPKNPNNIEMKATAHGESKVTQVGQINAAEVKIVVDRIEPILERLQQIPKVELPGVLKAGNSPKSLAYWQGRKTEIAQIQQWLTDENTFLIGIEGIGGIGKSMLAAKIYQESEGFPKRFWGDVSNGAGFTNLARQVLTEFGFRVPEEEAKLVEALVKCLRSGQFLLIIDNLESLLQPDRQWGSLFYGDFFNAWVEFGGNSKVLVTTRERPELKGFEWLLPPLKGLEIEEGVALLTELGIQGDLAEFVELVDGYPLLLKLVADLLKAEYSQDPDLRRLADLGLGNLQQLLTDPQVVGVHRRENVGMVLVLDASFERLSELQKALLLNISVYRGAVDSAAAAAVLPGSSEKEIDRELRNLVKRSVLVEEKGRFKFQPVVLEYVRYKAGNQTEAHQRAINYYLLNVKQKPWHTKENIKEYLEIFYHWYQLKKYNSAFDVLCTCDNFLRLWGFYTEQVDLWGQLIAAWEKTGETKNSKYCVALTSLGHAYNSLGQYQQAIEFQQQSLEIAKEISNGDRFEEAISLGNLGLIYNSLGQYHQAIEFHQKSLEIARQTGLRNVEANSLAHLGLAYRSLAQYQQAIEFYKQELQITGEIGNRNREGSSLRNLGIVSQSLGQYRQAIDFYQQGLEIAREIGNSNDEANSLGNLGNVYNSLGLYQQAIEFYQQRLEITREIGNRNDEAYSLGNLGDVYNSLGQYQRAIEFYQQRLEITREIDDRNAENSSLSSLGNAYRSLGHYQQAIEFYQQQLEITREIGTRNWEGSSLNSLGLTYNLLGQYQQAIDFHHQALKIAKEISDCQEQGSCLGGLGLAYISLGDYQRAIEFFQESLDISRVIGDRNSEGKTLNNLGNVYISLGQYQRAIEFFQESLDISRVIGDRNTEAIAWFNLGRSLENVNRELDALGAYRNARELFQAMGLDANVQDCNNAIERLSQPKAPIVSRRGFWVWLRRLWRWLRAWFRR